AGGAACCGTATTTTCTATACCAATATTTAGATATTCGAATCCAAAATAGTTAGAGAGCACAAAAATGCCCAAAAATGCCATAATAATATCAATCAGTCGCAGTAATACCTTGCGCTCTGAAATCTCAAAGTGTATGGCACTATTTTGTTTCATTAATTAGGAGATAGTTGGTGTTGTAAAGATAAATCTCTTGAACAGAAAACAAAACAAATCTTAAAGTGCTTTAAAAATAGCATGCCATTCATTTTTTAAAGACTGCCAATCAAAACGTTCTGCGTTTTTCCTTGTATTAGTAGATAGCTTTACCCTTAATTTTTCGTCTTCAAAAATTCTAATAATGTTTTCTGCCATTGCCTCCGCATTATTTTTTGGTGACAAGAGACCTTCTTCTTCATTTTTTATCAAATAAGCAATACCGCCAACCTTTGTACTTACTAATGGAAAGCCTAATGCCATTGCTTCAATAATACTTACCGGCATATTATCATAATTGGTAGTATTCATAAAAATATTGTAATCTTCAGAGATATTAATCCATTCTTTTTTTGTCAATTTACCAGTAAACTTAATATTGACACCTGTCTTTTTTGCATATGCTTTAACTTTTTCCAAACTACCGTCCGTATCTGGTCCTACCATGCAAAGTTCTGCTTCATGACCCAATTCTTTCAAACGTATCAACACCTCTATAGCCATAATAGGATTATAAATTTTTGAAAACGAACGCACCCAAAGCAACCTGATTGTATTAAATGATTTAGGGTAAACTGCATAATTTTCTAACGAAATGCTATTAGGTATATATTCGACATTATCATATCCTTTTTCAGAAAAAGCATTTTTGAGATATATTGAAGGTGAAATATTTTTAAAACTATTATCAAATATTGAAGCAGATAATTTTGGGTTTTTATCTAAACGTTCTGGTAAATTTCCACCATGAAGTATAGGTAGATAAGGAATATTAAATAATCGACACACTAAACTACAAGTGTAGGCATAATAAAAATTTTGCGTACTGTAAGTATCTATTAAAACTGCATCCGCCCATTTTGAATTCCATATGCAACTCCATATCATATGCAGTAATCGAAGGAATTTATTCCTTTTCGAAGAAGCATAGCGCAAATTATAGCCTTCAGACTCAAGCAAAGCTCCTAAAACCTGTATTGATGATACATTGGTTTTTGAAGAGTCTAGGTTATTTCCTATGTAAAGAATTCTATACATTATAATTTATAAAGATATAAATCTCCTTCCTCATTTAGAATCTCTAAAGATTCTATTATTTTGTTGGTAACCATATGTGTTGCACCAATAGTCTTAACAAACTCTACTTTATTTTTATCATCATGAAAACTTTCTAAAATTTTTCTTCTATTGTACCAATTAATTAATCTTGCTGGATTTCCTTCTATCAGCATAGATGCTCCTTTAAAGTCTAAGATAACTGAACGCTGTGACGACACTCTATACAAGTGACTTGCATAAATAACAGCATCTATATTTGTATGTGTTTTTATGAAGTATGCCATCTTATCTTGATTTGAAATGCTTTTAACTGACTTAGGTCTTAGGCTTAGGTTAGAAGGCAAAATAGTTCTAAAAATATCATCTCCAAATACAGGTATTTTATTAAATAAACTTATATGACAGACTATTAAACTTACTACAAATACAATCGAAATTTTGAGCATATATTTATTAAAAACTTCATATTTTTCAAGTAAATAATCAATCAGAAAAAACATTGAAAGATAATATGGTATAATAACTAGTTTTTGTATTCTGATAAGTTGAAAGGACATCCTAATATTAGTATCCATCACTGAATTAATAACATCTTCTATATAGACAGAAATATTTGGTAAAAAAATTAATGCTAGAGCTGAGAATAATATAAATTTTGCTCTTTTTCCTTCAGATTTATCACGGAGACATAATACGAGGTAACTAAGAAATGGGATATAAAAAAACAGATATTTTATATCCATCCATTGGTTTATATAATATATTGGTTTAGAGAATTTTAAAGAGATACGTTCGCTAAAAGCTGCTTCGAATAATTCTAAATCATAATCAATAGTTGAATTGGTATATGTGAAATATGTAATAATAAAAGGTATCATTCCAAGGATTACTGCCAAAAAACATAATAGTATCAAATAGTAATTAACTTTCGAGTTGTCGTAATACATCTTAGCAATAGCATAAATCAAGAACAACAAAATACCTCCTAACCCACTTATGGGATGAAAGTTAAAAAGTAAACCTATTAAAAACGAAGCTAAAAAAATTCGTATCAATACATTTTTTTTAAATATTAAAAATGGTATGGGTATTAGGGTAAAATATAGTGTTCGCGGAAGTAATAAATCCAAATTAGAAACACCCCAAAACTCAAAGCCAGGTAGCCAAATGACACCTTTTAAAAGCAGAGAAAAAATAAGTGAAAGAAAAAATTTATTTGAAAAATTATAAAAAATATAAAACCATAAAATACCATATAGCAGGTGACTAAATGTGTTAAGAATATTTAATGCTAGAATATAATTCTGATTTACAAGATTTGAAATGAAGTGTAAACATTTTACAAAAAAAGGTGTGTAATATTCAACATTTTTAATGTCATTCAAATAAAGATCATTCTGAAATAAATTTGGATTATCTAATTTTTGAAT
This DNA window, taken from Winogradskyella sp. PC-19, encodes the following:
- a CDS encoding glycosyltransferase family 4 protein translates to MYRILYIGNNLDSSKTNVSSIQVLGALLESEGYNLRYASSKRNKFLRLLHMIWSCIWNSKWADAVLIDTYSTQNFYYAYTCSLVCRLFNIPYLPILHGGNLPERLDKNPKLSASIFDNSFKNISPSIYLKNAFSEKGYDNVEYIPNSISLENYAVYPKSFNTIRLLWVRSFSKIYNPIMAIEVLIRLKELGHEAELCMVGPDTDGSLEKVKAYAKKTGVNIKFTGKLTKKEWINISEDYNIFMNTTNYDNMPVSIIEAMALGFPLVSTKVGGIAYLIKNEEEGLLSPKNNAEAMAENIIRIFEDEKLRVKLSTNTRKNAERFDWQSLKNEWHAIFKAL